In Gopherus flavomarginatus isolate rGopFla2 chromosome 1, rGopFla2.mat.asm, whole genome shotgun sequence, a single genomic region encodes these proteins:
- the LOC127031963 gene encoding zinc finger and SCAN domain-containing protein 29-like has translation MPPRPKRAPAWNTSELQDLISVWGEEAVQSQLRSSRRNYDTYGQISKSLLLRGHEWDALQCRVKVKELRSAYCKACEGNRRSGAAPTTCHFYKELDAILGCDPTANPRSTMESSEQGEAGEGVDEAESEATGMEGDTLESQEACSQELFSSQEEASQSQQLELVGEEEAEERVPETSALWQFPFPGEVAAETLTPLLDMPMPSLPWPLCAMLGMWE, from the exons atgcctccacgccccaaacgagccccagcatggaacacttccgagctgcaggacctcatcagtgtttggggtgaggaagctgtgcaatcacagctgcgctccagccggagaaattatgatacctatgggcagatatcaaagtccttgctgctaaggggccatgaatgggacgcgttgcagtgcagggtaaaagtaaaggagctgcgcagtgcctattgcaaagcctgtgagggaaaccgccgctcaggagctgcccccacgacctgccatttttacaaggagctggatgccatacttgggtgtgaccccactgccaatccgaggagcacgatggagagttcagagcagggagaagcgGGGGAGGGTGTAGACGAagcggagagtgaggctactgggatggagggagacaccctggagtcccaggaggcatgcagccaggagctcttctcaagccaggaggaggctagccagtcgcagcagctggaacttgttggtgaagaggaagcagaggagcgtgttcccg aaacctcaGCCCtctggcagttccccttcccaggtgaagtcgcggcagaaacactcaccccattgctagacatgcctatgccttcgctgccgtggcctctctgtgctatgttaggtatgtgggaatga